A region from the Papaver somniferum cultivar HN1 unplaced genomic scaffold, ASM357369v1 unplaced-scaffold_125, whole genome shotgun sequence genome encodes:
- the LOC113331405 gene encoding alpha-amylase 3, chloroplastic-like isoform X2, which yields MAIYRFDHVIIHPFLLEIPRLKTIKSSRLNYHDSKLGLKYNRTKLGWKNDGRRSFCNNYNKTHRICASSSSTDAATLVENSDTTEFSFKETFLLKRTEIVEGNVFVRLNQRKKDDKNFQLIVGCNIPGKWVLHWGVTYVDDSGSDWDLPPAEMRPNGSVSIKDYAIETPLVQLSSDLEGETLYEIQINIKRNSSIAALNFVLKDEETGSWFQHRGRDFKVPLQDFIYEDAKTDSGYFDQLSSMLVKAEESQSIVQQNIDEVEGQKQHIKHMEGVCGEHTISKEVYFHNILSVSVWKCSEGDKNFVHLDTDLPGDVVVHWGVCRDDPKRWEIPPAPHPANTIIFKEKALRTSLQPKENGRGSSGLFSLDAELMGLVFVLKLNDKSWLKYMDTDFYIPLSSGLQNQTNQDETGGHLKQDVSGSLRVEESTGLTIEKPAEANDAVAYTAGIINEIRNLVSGITSEKGRKTKSKELHVNILQEIEKLAAEAYSIFRTASPTFWEEVTSDTETSKPPVELCTGTGSGYEILCQGFNWESHKSGKWYMELNDKASELSSLGFTIIWLPPPTESVSPEGYMPKDLYNLNSRYGNIEDLKVLVKKFHEVGIKVLGDVVLNHRCAHHQNQNGIWNIFGGRLKWDNSAVVADDPHFQGRGNKSSGDNFHAAPNIDHSQEFVRKDLKEWLNWLRKEIGYDGWRLDFVRGFWGGYVKDYLESSEPYFAVGEYWDSLSYTYGKMDHNQDAHRQRIIDWINATNGTSGAFDVTTKGILHSALEGCEYWRLSDESGKPPGVVGWWPSRAVTFIENHDTGSTQGHWRFPRGKEMQGYAYILTHPGTPSVFFDHIYSHYMPEISALISLRDRKKLHCRSTVEITMAEKDVYAAIIDENVAMKIGPGKYDPPSESKNWVLAVEGSDYKVWETS from the exons ATGGCGATATATAGGTTTGATCATGTAATTATTCATCCATTTTTATTAGAAATCCCTAGATTGAAAACCATCAAATCAAGTCGTTTGAATTATCATGATTCTAAGTTAGGTTTGAAGTATAATCGTACGAAATTAGGTTGGAAGAATGatggaagaagaagtttttgtAATAACTATAATAAAACACATAGAATCTGTGCTAGTTCTTCTTCTACAGATGCAGCAACTCTCGTTGAAAATTCTGATACTACTGAGTTTTCGTTTAAGGAGACGTTTCTGCTGAAGCGAACTGAAATT GTGGAGGGAAATGTTTTTGTGAgattaaatcaaagaaaaaaggaTGATAAGAATTTTCAGCTAATAGTAGGATGTAATATTCCTGGGAAATGGGTTTTGCACTGGGGTGTAACTTATGTTGACGATTCTGGAAG TGATTGGGATCTACCTCCAGCAGAAATGAGACCTAATGGTTCGGTTTCAATTAAG GATTATGCAATAGAGACTCCTTTGGTGCAGTTATCGTCAGATTTGGAAGGAGAGACACTCTATGAAATTCAAATTAATATCAAACGTAACAGCTCGATTGCAGCATTAAATTTTGTTTTGAAG GATGAGGAAACCGGGTCTTGGTTTCAGCACAGAGGCAGAGATTTCAAAGTGCCTCTTCAGGACTTCATTTATGAAGATGCCAAAACTGACTCAG GATATTTTGATCAACTATCATCCATGCTTGTTAAGGCCGAAGAATCTCAATCCATCGTGCAACAAAACATTGATGAAGTCGAAGGCCAAAAGCAACATATTAAACATATGGAAGGAGTCTGTGGAGAACATACCATATCTAAAGAAGTTTATTTTCACAACATTCTCAGTGTTTCTGTTTGGAAGTGCTCCGAGGGTGATAAAAATTTTGTGCATTTAGACACTGATCTACCTGGAGATGTTGTTGTTCACTGGGGAGTCTGCAGAGATGATCCAAAAAGATGGGAAATTCCTCCTGCCCCCCATCCAGCAAATACCAttatcttcaaagagaaggctTTGCGAACTTCATTACAG CCGAAAGAGAATGGACGTGGAAGTTCGGGATTGTTCTCCTTAGATGCAGAACTTATGGGGCTGGTTTTTGTACTGAAGCTAAACGATAAGAGTTGGCTGAAATATATGGATACAGATTTCTATATTCCGCTTTCTAGTGGCTTGCAAAACCAAACTAACCAGGACGAAACTGGAGGGCATCTGAAGCAAGATGTCTCTGGTTCTTTAAGGGTTGAAGAGTCTACTGGTCTTACAATTGAAAAGCCTGCCGAGGCAAATGATGCGGTTGCATATACTGCAGGAATCATCAATGAGATAAGGAATTTGGTTAGTGGCATTACTTCTGAAAAGGGtcggaaaacaaaatcaaaagagttGCATGTAAATATCCTTCAAGAAATTGAGAAATTGGCTGCAGAAGCCTATAGTATCTTTAGAACTGCTTCTCCGACATTTTGGGAGGAGGTTACTTCAGATACTGAGACATCGAAGCCTCCTGTAGAACTGTGCACAGGAACAGGGTCTGGTTATGAGATACTGTGCCAAGGATTTAACTGGGAATCCCATAAATCTGGAAAGTGGTACATGGAGCTCAATGACAAAGCTTCTGAGTTATCTTCACTTGGTTTTACTATAATATGGTTGCCACCTCCTACAGAATCCGTTTCACCTGAAGGTTATATGCCGAAGGATCTATATAACTTGAATTCCAG ATATGGAAATATTGAGGATTTAAAGGTGCTTGtgaagaaatttcatgaagtcgGGATCAAAGTTCTCGGAGATGTAGTCTTGAATCATCGATGTGCTCACCATCAAAACCAGAATGGTATTTGGAACATTTTTGGCGGTCGACTGAAATGGGATAATAGCGCCGTTGTTGCAGATGATCCACATTTCCAG GGCAGGGGTAATAAGAGTAGTGGAGATAATTTCCATGCTGCTCCTAACATTGATCATTCTCAAGAGTTTGTGAGGAAAGATCTTAAAGAGTGGCTCAACTGGCTAAG GAAAGAAATTGGGTATGATGGTTGGAGGCTAGATTTTGTTCGGGGATTCTGGGGAGGTTATGTCAAGGACTATTTAGAATCAAGTGAACCCTACTTTGCGGTTGGCGAATATTGGGACTCTCTCAGTTATACATATGGGAAAATGGATCATAATCAAGATGCTCATCGGCAAAGAATTATTGACTGGATAAATGCTACCAATGGAACTTCTGGGGCATTTGATGTCACCACCAAGGGGATCCTTCATTCT GCACTCGAGGGATGTGAATATTGGCGACTATCAGATGAAAGCGGAAAACCACCTGGGGTTGTTGGGTGGTGGCCTTCACGAGCTGTTACCTTTATAGAGAATCATGATACTGGCTCTACTCAG GGTCATTGGAGATTCCCACGTGGTAAGGAAATGCAAGGATATGCCTACATCTTGACACACCCTGGAACACCCTCAGTCTTCTTTGATCACATTTACTCCCATTACATGCCAGAAATTTCGGCACTGATATCCCTTAGAGACAGGAAAAAGCTACATTGTCGGAGTACT GTTGAAATAACCATGGCGGAAAAGGATGTGTATGCTGCGATAATTGATGAGAATGTTGCAATGAAGATTGGACCTGGGAAGTATGATCCTCCTAGTGAGTCCAAGAATTGGGTATTAGCGGTGGAGGGATCGGACTACAAGGTTTGGGAAACATCATGA
- the LOC113331405 gene encoding alpha-amylase 3, chloroplastic-like isoform X1: MAIYRFDHVIIHPFLLEIPRLKTIKSSRLNYHDSKLGLKYNRTKLGWKNDGRRSFCNNYNKTHRICASSSSTDAATLVENSDTTEFSFKETFLLKRTEIVEGNVFVRLNQRKKDDKNFQLIVGCNIPGKWVLHWGVTYVDDSGSDWDLPPAEMRPNGSVSIKDYAIETPLVQLSSDLEGETLYEIQINIKRNSSIAALNFVLKDEETGSWFQHRGRDFKVPLQDFIYEDAKTDSGAKKSFSIWPGYFDQLSSMLVKAEESQSIVQQNIDEVEGQKQHIKHMEGVCGEHTISKEVYFHNILSVSVWKCSEGDKNFVHLDTDLPGDVVVHWGVCRDDPKRWEIPPAPHPANTIIFKEKALRTSLQPKENGRGSSGLFSLDAELMGLVFVLKLNDKSWLKYMDTDFYIPLSSGLQNQTNQDETGGHLKQDVSGSLRVEESTGLTIEKPAEANDAVAYTAGIINEIRNLVSGITSEKGRKTKSKELHVNILQEIEKLAAEAYSIFRTASPTFWEEVTSDTETSKPPVELCTGTGSGYEILCQGFNWESHKSGKWYMELNDKASELSSLGFTIIWLPPPTESVSPEGYMPKDLYNLNSRYGNIEDLKVLVKKFHEVGIKVLGDVVLNHRCAHHQNQNGIWNIFGGRLKWDNSAVVADDPHFQGRGNKSSGDNFHAAPNIDHSQEFVRKDLKEWLNWLRKEIGYDGWRLDFVRGFWGGYVKDYLESSEPYFAVGEYWDSLSYTYGKMDHNQDAHRQRIIDWINATNGTSGAFDVTTKGILHSALEGCEYWRLSDESGKPPGVVGWWPSRAVTFIENHDTGSTQGHWRFPRGKEMQGYAYILTHPGTPSVFFDHIYSHYMPEISALISLRDRKKLHCRSTVEITMAEKDVYAAIIDENVAMKIGPGKYDPPSESKNWVLAVEGSDYKVWETS; this comes from the exons ATGGCGATATATAGGTTTGATCATGTAATTATTCATCCATTTTTATTAGAAATCCCTAGATTGAAAACCATCAAATCAAGTCGTTTGAATTATCATGATTCTAAGTTAGGTTTGAAGTATAATCGTACGAAATTAGGTTGGAAGAATGatggaagaagaagtttttgtAATAACTATAATAAAACACATAGAATCTGTGCTAGTTCTTCTTCTACAGATGCAGCAACTCTCGTTGAAAATTCTGATACTACTGAGTTTTCGTTTAAGGAGACGTTTCTGCTGAAGCGAACTGAAATT GTGGAGGGAAATGTTTTTGTGAgattaaatcaaagaaaaaaggaTGATAAGAATTTTCAGCTAATAGTAGGATGTAATATTCCTGGGAAATGGGTTTTGCACTGGGGTGTAACTTATGTTGACGATTCTGGAAG TGATTGGGATCTACCTCCAGCAGAAATGAGACCTAATGGTTCGGTTTCAATTAAG GATTATGCAATAGAGACTCCTTTGGTGCAGTTATCGTCAGATTTGGAAGGAGAGACACTCTATGAAATTCAAATTAATATCAAACGTAACAGCTCGATTGCAGCATTAAATTTTGTTTTGAAG GATGAGGAAACCGGGTCTTGGTTTCAGCACAGAGGCAGAGATTTCAAAGTGCCTCTTCAGGACTTCATTTATGAAGATGCCAAAACTGACTCAGGTGCAAAGAAAAGCTTCAGTATATGGCCAG GATATTTTGATCAACTATCATCCATGCTTGTTAAGGCCGAAGAATCTCAATCCATCGTGCAACAAAACATTGATGAAGTCGAAGGCCAAAAGCAACATATTAAACATATGGAAGGAGTCTGTGGAGAACATACCATATCTAAAGAAGTTTATTTTCACAACATTCTCAGTGTTTCTGTTTGGAAGTGCTCCGAGGGTGATAAAAATTTTGTGCATTTAGACACTGATCTACCTGGAGATGTTGTTGTTCACTGGGGAGTCTGCAGAGATGATCCAAAAAGATGGGAAATTCCTCCTGCCCCCCATCCAGCAAATACCAttatcttcaaagagaaggctTTGCGAACTTCATTACAG CCGAAAGAGAATGGACGTGGAAGTTCGGGATTGTTCTCCTTAGATGCAGAACTTATGGGGCTGGTTTTTGTACTGAAGCTAAACGATAAGAGTTGGCTGAAATATATGGATACAGATTTCTATATTCCGCTTTCTAGTGGCTTGCAAAACCAAACTAACCAGGACGAAACTGGAGGGCATCTGAAGCAAGATGTCTCTGGTTCTTTAAGGGTTGAAGAGTCTACTGGTCTTACAATTGAAAAGCCTGCCGAGGCAAATGATGCGGTTGCATATACTGCAGGAATCATCAATGAGATAAGGAATTTGGTTAGTGGCATTACTTCTGAAAAGGGtcggaaaacaaaatcaaaagagttGCATGTAAATATCCTTCAAGAAATTGAGAAATTGGCTGCAGAAGCCTATAGTATCTTTAGAACTGCTTCTCCGACATTTTGGGAGGAGGTTACTTCAGATACTGAGACATCGAAGCCTCCTGTAGAACTGTGCACAGGAACAGGGTCTGGTTATGAGATACTGTGCCAAGGATTTAACTGGGAATCCCATAAATCTGGAAAGTGGTACATGGAGCTCAATGACAAAGCTTCTGAGTTATCTTCACTTGGTTTTACTATAATATGGTTGCCACCTCCTACAGAATCCGTTTCACCTGAAGGTTATATGCCGAAGGATCTATATAACTTGAATTCCAG ATATGGAAATATTGAGGATTTAAAGGTGCTTGtgaagaaatttcatgaagtcgGGATCAAAGTTCTCGGAGATGTAGTCTTGAATCATCGATGTGCTCACCATCAAAACCAGAATGGTATTTGGAACATTTTTGGCGGTCGACTGAAATGGGATAATAGCGCCGTTGTTGCAGATGATCCACATTTCCAG GGCAGGGGTAATAAGAGTAGTGGAGATAATTTCCATGCTGCTCCTAACATTGATCATTCTCAAGAGTTTGTGAGGAAAGATCTTAAAGAGTGGCTCAACTGGCTAAG GAAAGAAATTGGGTATGATGGTTGGAGGCTAGATTTTGTTCGGGGATTCTGGGGAGGTTATGTCAAGGACTATTTAGAATCAAGTGAACCCTACTTTGCGGTTGGCGAATATTGGGACTCTCTCAGTTATACATATGGGAAAATGGATCATAATCAAGATGCTCATCGGCAAAGAATTATTGACTGGATAAATGCTACCAATGGAACTTCTGGGGCATTTGATGTCACCACCAAGGGGATCCTTCATTCT GCACTCGAGGGATGTGAATATTGGCGACTATCAGATGAAAGCGGAAAACCACCTGGGGTTGTTGGGTGGTGGCCTTCACGAGCTGTTACCTTTATAGAGAATCATGATACTGGCTCTACTCAG GGTCATTGGAGATTCCCACGTGGTAAGGAAATGCAAGGATATGCCTACATCTTGACACACCCTGGAACACCCTCAGTCTTCTTTGATCACATTTACTCCCATTACATGCCAGAAATTTCGGCACTGATATCCCTTAGAGACAGGAAAAAGCTACATTGTCGGAGTACT GTTGAAATAACCATGGCGGAAAAGGATGTGTATGCTGCGATAATTGATGAGAATGTTGCAATGAAGATTGGACCTGGGAAGTATGATCCTCCTAGTGAGTCCAAGAATTGGGTATTAGCGGTGGAGGGATCGGACTACAAGGTTTGGGAAACATCATGA
- the LOC113331406 gene encoding inactive protein RESTRICTED TEV MOVEMENT 2-like → MEQMKRHRDMGERTNTRLLTYEDFQPSTDWTHDLNCHVLLVDLPGFKKEELKVQVDNSWKITISGERKVSENKYCRFKQISDVPKDSDIDKISGRFDGGLLFVIIPKKKAGEKLEEPKNMNQNVKDIVKEKEKELQKEENQKKKNEKKDEMEKVGLKEDLTAEKSETEDWRKEGEVMKEKGKEVVKHLTENAEEIISKADDGLRKEGEILKEQGKGVVGNITANAKKVIGKHEGWRKEGEDVTEKGKEVMGGFMENAKGTVRKKGGWTKEREVVKEKGKEVVEVVEDFMGNAKEIISNNKVAIATAVIAFSIGVLYISHRLRSGGQ, encoded by the exons ACTTGAATTGTCATGTCCTTCTCGTTGATCTTCCTG GTTTCAAGAAGGAGGAACTTAAAGTGCAAGTTGATAATTCGTGGAAAATAACTATCAGTGGCGAAAGAAAGGTGAGCGAGAACAAATACTGTCGCTTCAAGCAGATATCTGACGTGCCTAAAGATTCAGATATCGATAAAATTAGTGGCAGATTTGATGGAGGACTCCTGTTTGTAATCATCCCAAAGAAAAAAGCAGGTGAAAAACTGGAAGAGCCAAAGAACATGAACCAAAATGTCAAAGATATcgtgaaagagaaggaaaaagaattaCAGAAGgaagaaaaccaaaagaagaaaaatgaaaagaaagacGAAATGGAGAAAGTTGGCCTAAAAGAGGATTTGACTGCAGAGAAGAGTGAAACAGAGGATTGGAGAAAGGAAGGAGAGGTTatgaaagaaaaagggaaagaagTGGTTAAACATCTTACAGAAAATGCTGAGGAAATAATCAGCAAGGCCGATGATGGTTTGAGAAAGGAAGGAGAAATTCTGAAAGAACAAGGGAAAGGAGTGGTGGGAAATATCACGGCGAACGCTAAAAAAGTAATTGGCAAGCATGAAGGTTggaggaaggaaggagaagatGTTACAGAAAAAGGGAAAGAAGTTATGGGAGGTTTCATGGAGAATGCCAAGGGAACAGTCAGGAAGAAAGGGGGCTGGACCAAGGAAAGAGAAGTTGtgaaagaaaaagggaaagaagTTGTGGAAGTAGTAGAGGATTTCATGGGGAATGCCAAAGAGATAATCAGCAACAATAAGGTTGCAATTGCAACAGCTGTGATTGCATTTTCAATCGGAGTACTGTATATATCTCATAGACTCCGATCAGGTGGGCAATGA